One genomic window of Dama dama isolate Ldn47 chromosome 7, ASM3311817v1, whole genome shotgun sequence includes the following:
- the H1-2 gene encoding histone H1.2 translates to MSETAPAAPAAAPPAEKAPVKKKAAKKPAGARRKASGPPVSELITKAVAASKERSGVSLAALKKALAAAGYDVEKNNSRIKLGLKSLVSKGTLVQTKGTGASGSFKLNKKAATGEAKPKAKKAGAAKPKKAAGAAKKPKKATGAATPKKTAKKTPKKAKKPAAAAVTKKVAKSPKKAKAAKPKKAAKSAAKAVKPKAAKPKVAKPKKAAPKKK, encoded by the coding sequence ATGTCGGAGACTGCTCCTGCTGCTCCCGCTGCCGCACCTCCTGCGGAAAAGGCCCCAGTCAAGAAGAAGGCTGCTAAAAAGCCGGCTGGGGCGCGCCGGAAGGCCTCCGGGCCCCCGGTGTCCGAGCTCATCACCAAGGCTGTCGCCGCTTCCAAGGAGCGCAGCGGCGTGTCTCTGGCTGCGCTCAAGAAGGCACTGGCGGCCGCCGGCTACGATGTGGAGAAGAACAACAGCCGCATCAAGCTGGGTCTCAAGAGCCTGGTGAGCAAGGGCACCCTGGTGCAGACCAAGGGCACCGGGGCTTCCGGCTCTTTCAAGCTCAACAAGAAGGCGGCCACCGGGGAGGCCAAGCCCAAGGCGAAAAAGGCGGGCGCGGCCAAGCCCAAGAAGGCTGCCGGGGCCGCTAAGAAACCCAAGAAAGCTACGGGCGCGGCTACTCCAAAGAAAACAGCTAAGAAGACCCCGAAGAAAGCGAAGAAGCCGGCCGCAGCTGCTGTGACCAAGAAAGTGGCCAAGAGCCCCAAGAAAGCGAAGGCCGCCAAGCCCAAGAAAGCCGCCAAGAGCGCAGCGAAGGCGGTTAAGCCGAAGGCTGCTAAGCCCAAGGTTGCCAAGCCCAAGAAGGCTGCACCCAAGAAGAAGTAG